The following proteins are co-located in the Haliotis asinina isolate JCU_RB_2024 chromosome 13, JCU_Hal_asi_v2, whole genome shotgun sequence genome:
- the LOC137260015 gene encoding corticotropin-releasing factor-binding protein-like — MRATLSLLMTICVQLPTGLTIPVKRGDLLKRQSETPDDGQLGCISMKRTAGDYFYVSDGSSEVCGMYMLGQPDTLLQIEFTQFTIECEAGGLVALVDGWELQSEFFPNIQDTGDTFEARYKTFCGVNSPAQVYVASQNVALIQFRVPEAGQGFRVRLSYLHNPQPCNVMLMPTAEVVTLKNYGERRNCTASIIYPENILMLSVDIGVTSRGSTVAIESGLSVRCHNEAGADYVEYLYGNGLDVSYMGRKRAFCGLRSKADRRSVTLGCQNSAVRLVSSGLYYNSITFSLSKPTAEEIAAFSPQC, encoded by the exons AGAggtgatttactgaaacgacaGTCCGAGACACCAGACGATGGACAACTAG GCTGTATCAGCATGAAGAGGACTGCCGGGGACTATTTCTACGTATCGGACGGGTCGAGCGAGGTGTGTGGGATGTACATGCTGGGTCAACCGGACACCCTCCTGCAGATTGAGTTCACCCAGTTTACCATTGAGTGTGAAGCAGGGGGTCTTGTGGCG CTGGTGGACGGCTGGGAGCTGCAGTCGGAGTTCTTCCCCAACATTCAGGACACAGGGGACACGTTCGAGGCACGATACAAGACGTTTTGCGGGGTCAACTCACCGGCTCAAGTTTACGTGGCCTCGCAGAACGTGGCTCTCATCCAGTTCCGGGTCCCTGAGGCGGGTCAGGGCTTCCGGGTCCGGCTGAGCTACCTCCACAACCCTCAAC CGTGTAACGTCATGTTGATGCCGACTGCTGAAGTGGTGACGCTCAAGAACTACGGGGAGAGACGCAATTGCACCGCTTCCATCATCTACCCCGAGAATATCCTCATGTTGTCGGTCGACATCGGCGTCACGTCCCGGGGCTCCACGGTGGCCATCGAGAGCGGCCTGTCGGTCAGA TGCCACAACGAGGCTGGTGCTGATTACGTGGAGTATCTCTATGGTAACGGTCTGGACGTCAGCTACATGGGACGGAAGAGAGCTTTTTGTGGACTACGATCAAAAGCAG aCCGGCGCAGCGTGACCCTGGGCTGCCAGAACTCTGCAGTGAGACTTGTCTCTAGTGGCCTTTACTACAACTCCATCACATTCTCGCTCTCCAAACCGACGGCCGAGGAGATCGCCGCCTTCAGCCCTCAGTGTTAA